Within the Salarias fasciatus chromosome 2, fSalaFa1.1, whole genome shotgun sequence genome, the region ccagcagtgtgtgtggaaccaTCACCATAAACAAAAGAAAGGtgcatttcttatttttttttaatgtatggcAATTAAAACGTATAGATGTGAAAAATGCTAAGACACTTTGGACGTTGTGCAGATATTAAGCATGTCTGACCTGTGTTGACGTTTTCTTCCTGAATTCAGTTTGAGGAAATGAATAGTGAATTAGAGGAAAACAGGGAGCTGGCAGACAATCGCCTTATCGAGCTGCAGAAACTCCAGCAGGACCTGCAAAATGTTCTCCAGGAGAACAACAGCATGAAGGTATGTAAGTTTCACGCAGCATTGTTATGTCTCAAGTCTTTTGATAAGAACACTTGacatttaaagctgctgtttctAATTTTAACCTTTGCTAAACAATCGgatcacattttttttgaaaCTTCTAACTTGAATTTGCAGCCAAGAAAAAGCATGATGTCTCCAGTTTGCCTGGAGGGAATGTCTTCAGATTTGGTATTCATGTTCACTCACACTCGAGCACAGCCTGGTTGGGTCAAgatatttttttcagctgtttgaatCACTGCAAATATTCCACATAATACTTGTGATTGCTTTTCTAAGGGGTCTTGATTCAATAGAGCACTATTTAGGAACAGTAGGGACTTAATCCAGCTTCTCTTATGTCCCTTTATCTGATCTGGTCTCGTTCTTCCTCTCAGGCGGAGCTGATGAGTCGAGCTGAGGGTTTGGTGAAAGAAACCTCTGAGTATCGCTGTCTGCAGTCCCAGTTCTCTGTGCTCTACAACGAGTCTCTGATCCTCAAAGCCCAGTTAGACGAGACGCGCGCTCGCCTCAACACAACCAGGACCGCGCGCCTCCGGCAGCTGGAAAACATGGAGGTACGGCGCGCGAGCGTGTGTCACGGCATCCCTTCCCCTCACCCACACGGTCTCTCACTCGCATCTCCTCCGTCTGCAGAACGATGAAGTAGCTCTGCAGAGGAAGGTCCGTACCGAGGTGTTCCAGCTGGAGGACACGCTGGCTCAGGTCAGGAAGGAGTACGAGATGCTGCGCATCGAATTCGAGCAAACTCTGGCTGCTAACGAGCAAGCAGGTAACGAACTGAATCCCAGTGATTAACGGACTTCTGCAGCTTTTGTGCACATTTTGTCCTAACCGTcgttttctcctcttctcagGTCCAATCAACAGGGAGATGCGTCACTTAATCAGcactctgcaaacacacaaccaGCAAATGAAGGGAGAGGTGGTGAAATACAAACTGAGACTGCGAGAGACACAAGCTGAGCTCAACCAGGTGTGTTTTAAAGTCACTACCGTAGAAGAAGTCCAGTGAATATGAGTCATTTAGGCACTTTAAGTCGCTGTGGAAAAACATCTGTTGTTCCTGTAGGTCCGCGCGTCGAAGGGCAGCGCCATcctccagtcccagtccagcaCAGAAATGGACGTGAAGGAAGAGACGATTTCCCCGTCAACGCCGGCCGTTTCAGGAGAGCCTGCGGTCAAGACGGAGCCCGACAACGGCTCCTCCACACCCAGCAGCACAGGTAGCTGTCAGATACCCGGCGGGTTATTGAACTGTCGCTCTTACTCTCAGAAAAACGATTTGTTTCCCATCTGATTTCTTCTCTGCTCCTCCGATGTGCAGGTGCCTCGGTGAAAACGGAGCCCAGCGCAGAGCCGGAGGCAACCgtaaaagaagaggagaaggaggacaaaaaagagaaggaagacAAGAAAGACAAAGATATTgtaaagaaagaggagaaggaaagaGAACGGGAAAAGGAgaaggagcgagagagagagaggccgacCAGAAGCAGCGGACTGAGCAGCAGCGCCAtgatgaaggaggagaaggagaagcctGGGAGCAGCAGCCAGCCGGAGGAGTCGGCCGGGGAACGCCCCTCTGTGGTCGGAGGGTCCAAGAGGAAGGAGATGGAGCAGCTGAAAATAGTCAGAGCAGAGCTCAAGTGAGTTCAGGGCGTGGCGGGCGGTTTACTTATTTAAATTCTTCCGTAACTCCCAAACACATGTCAACAAGTGTTTAACAATACCAGAGGATTCCCTTCTTACACACACCAGTTAACTGTCATCATCAGGGCTTTTTCATAATGCAGAACTGATATAAAACCTTCTGTATCGTGTAGCTGCATTTCATGCAGATTCTTAGTTTGCCCTTCTGCCTCAACTAAACCATTGAACTCCTGTTTCTTTAGggtctctctctgtgtgaaaTCACAGGCATTTAATGCTTGAAACTGTCCTGATCTTtagtattttgttttgttgttgttgttgctgctgctgctgctgctgcggtggtggtggtggtggtgatgttAGTGAATTGGTAAAGGCTTCAGGGAAGCAGCAGCAAGCGAGTGCACCAGTCTTATGATCCTGTGAATCTCTGGCTCTCACCCACTTTTGTCTCGCTGCATATCAGGAGAACCAATGAAACATTCACAGGCTGCCTGCAGTGAGATCTCCTGCTTTATTCTTTTCATTTCGGTTTTCAAAGACAGTTGCCGTGTTGATTGCATAATcctgtctggttttttttttacatgtgtcACATGATGATCCTGGAGTGTTTTGTTTAAGACTTGATCTGTGACTGCAGGAAGGCTCAGGAGTCCCAGCGGgagatgaagctgctgctggacatgTACCGCTCAGCACCCAAAGAGCAGCGGGACAAAGTTCAGCTCATGGCTGCAGAGAAGAAGGCCAAGTCAGAGGTGACGGCCttttccatcacacacacacacgcgcttttTGTCACTGTCTGACGTTATGAGCGTTCCTGTGTCAATTGCAGGGCGAGGAGCTGCGGCAGAGGctgagggagctggaggagagggagaggagggagggcaaGAAAATGGCCGATGAGGAGGCGTTAAGGAAGATCCGTTCCGTCGAGGAGCAGATCGACATCCTCAATAAGAAGCTGTCGATAGCCAAGcaggtacgtgtgtgtgtgtgggagccgGGCGTCTCGGCCTCGTTTAATAACTTCCCGCCTGCGTTTCACCTGCTGCGACACGCCGCTGTTTGTGCCtcccctgcaggaggaagacgcGCTGCTGAGCGAGATGGACGTGACCGGCCAGGCCTTCGAGGACATGCAGGAACAGAACATCCGTCTGATGCAGCAGCTCCGAGAGAAGGACGACGCCAACTTCAAGCTGATGAGCGAGAGAATCAAGTCCAACCAGATCCACaagctgctgaaggaggagaaggaggagctggCCGACCAGCTGCTCACCCTGAAGACCCAGGTGAGCCGCTGAGCGCGTTTTCACAAACAAGTTCgctgaaaacagcttcagtcGATCAGTGTTTCAACTGGAATTTTCTAATCTCAACTACTAATTGTTACTAATCTCAACACGGCTACAAATATAAATGTTTGTTCTATTAGAATGGTGAATGTAAAACCCTTCTGTGGTGTGTATTGAGAGCAGTATTACACTATCACAGAAAGATGATCATGCTTTAACAAATCCTCTGTGAGCTCAACACAGCGTCTGGGGCTCTTTCAGGTCGATGCCCAGCTGCAGGTcgtgaggaagctggaggatAAGGAGCGCCTCCTCCAGGGCACCATCAGTACTGCTGAGAGAGAGCTGGCTCTGAGGACACAAGCTCTGGACATGAACAAGCGCAAGGTAACACACCGATtagcctccagcagccgcggcttCAGAGCAAACCCGGGGAGAACGCTGCTGCTAATCCAACTGCACAGCTGGATGaagatttatttaaatacaCATCTGCCCAACACTATCCAAAGTGTCCTCTGCCCTAAGGGTTAATAAAGACTGTGCTGGTCAACCTTTAGGCTCAGGATTCTGCGTTGCTGTCGGAGGAGGTGCGAACGCAGCTGGAGCAGGTGCAGCAGAGGCTCAACCTCGTCCGGGAGGAGGTCGTGGAGAACAGCATCTCCAGGGAGAAAGAGTCGTTCAACGCCCGACGAGCGCAGGTACCAGCTCTCAAACAGAATCATCCGCTCATCACTTCCATTGTGGAGATCAGAGGACGTTTCTTCACACATCACCGCAAATTCATCTGGAGAAAAGTATGAAAGTAtgatgacctttttttttttcaggaggaTATCTCCAAACTGAGGAGGAAGATCGAGAAGGCAAAGAAACCAGCTGAGAAAATCAGCAACGGCGACGAGATcctaaatgaagaaataaatgacTACAAGGTGGGTTTGGCTGGTAGAGACGATCAGAAGGCACTCCCTTCCTTATTCATTGATGGTGTTTTACAAACGTCCAACTGCAGAGTGATGTAAAGTTCACTGAAGACGATCTTAAAAATGAGCTTGAACGCTCCGATAATTAAAACAGCTGATATTTCATGTCATTACATGCCTACAGCTCGTCTACATACACTTCCTGTTAACATTAGAAGCTTGACATTTTGATTTACTACTTTTTCTCCCACTCGTttaaaataaaagcgcctgctGTGTGCATTTAATGTAAATCCATGTAACAGGGGGGATATTACTGGGCGATCCAGTCACACTCCGGAGTCCCTTCTGGCAAAATCTTCAAACATAAATTCTGAGTCTCTGCCTGTGGTGCGTAAACGCGCTCTCGACGGGAACAAAGCGTTACTATTCCAGCCAACTGTTGGAAAACTCAGTGTTACACACCAAATGAGTAACTCGAGTTGTTTGTTTTCGATCAGTGTAGCTCAGACCCGAGGTCCGCTCTCAGATATTTGCAGTTTAAAACGTGGCTCAGTGGAAGCGTGGCGATTCAGAGTGCTTTAAAGATGGACACCCTGCTTCGCCGCTCCTCGCTCTGATCACGAGGCCCAGATATTTGTGTCCAGTCATGAGCCGTTCTCCCCAGGACGGCGGCGGTTTCTCCATGCTCGGCCCAAAcctctgtgtgtctttgtctgtccccccccaccctcagGCGCGTCTCACGTGTCCGTGCTGCAACTCCCGGGTGAAGGACGCCGTGCTGACAAAGTGCTTCCACGTCTTCTGCTTCGAGTGCGTCAAAACGCGCTACGACACCCGCCAGAGGAAGTGCCCCAAATGCAACGCCGCCTTCGGAGCCAATGACTTCCATCGCATCTACATCGGCTGAagctgaacccccccccccaattcaGCCCAGTACAAACACTGCCTGGAGCCAGACTGTGCTcaagtgccccccccccctcctcctctagAGTTTGCAGGATGCTCGTagtgtgaagtgacagaagATTCCAGCC harbors:
- the rnf20 gene encoding E3 ubiquitin-protein ligase BRE1A isoform X2 — protein: MSGQKRPADPCPSSSSGAPPEKRREKEGEDGGPGVSAAAGGSTAVETVIKLGGVSNSEEQDIKALQAKNRKLGEALDQRQVIEDELRERIERLETRQATDDASLLILNRYWNQFDENIKLTSRRYDQASSEPEKSPTGEGRSLKPETPEPDGDSNQERAKDRGHQGETSNSFLATLASSSSEEMEAELQERVESSQKQVNHVVEIYECLRNTVDQLKAELDSGVEGSLWSAAEKLNSLLTRENERLQQLTEDLKQKYSHMTSGTRALGRAVNKADQRISELQVLIEELQWDMEKIRRRENRLNAHLIEILERVNSKGYKVCGEASSVCGTITINKRKFEEMNSELEENRELADNRLIELQKLQQDLQNVLQENNSMKAELMSRAEGLVKETSEYRCLQSQFSVLYNESLILKAQLDETRARLNTTRTARLRQLENMENDEVALQRKVRTEVFQLEDTLAQVRKEYEMLRIEFEQTLAANEQAGPINREMRHLISTLQTHNQQMKGEVVKYKLRLRETQAELNQVRASKGSAILQSQSSTEMDVKEETISPSTPAVSGEPAVKTEPDNGSSTPSSTGASVKTEPSAEPEATVKEEEKEDKKEKEDKKDKDIVKKEEKEREREKEKERERERPTRSSGLSSSAMMKEEKEKPGSSSQPEESAGERPSVVGGSKRKEMEQLKIVRAELKKAQESQREMKLLLDMYRSAPKEQRDKVQLMAAEKKAKSEGEELRQRLRELEERERREGKKMADEEALRKIRSVEEQIDILNKKLSIAKQEEDALLSEMDVTGQAFEDMQEQNIRLMQQLREKDDANFKLMSERIKSNQIHKLLKEEKEELADQLLTLKTQVDAQLQVVRKLEDKERLLQGTISTAERELALRTQALDMNKRKAQDSALLSEEVRTQLEQVQQRLNLVREEVVENSISREKESFNARRAQEDISKLRRKIEKAKKPAEKISNGDEILNEEINDYKARLTCPCCNSRVKDAVLTKCFHVFCFECVKTRYDTRQRKCPKCNAAFGANDFHRIYIG
- the rnf20 gene encoding E3 ubiquitin-protein ligase BRE1A isoform X1, translating into MSGQKRPADPCPSSSSGAPPEKRREKEGEDGGPGVSAAAGGSTAVETVIKLGGVSNSEEQDIKALQAKNRKLGEALDQRQVIEDELRERIERLETRQATDDASLLILNRYWNQFDENIKLTSRRYDQASSEPEKSPTGEGRSLKPETPEPDGDSNQERAKDRGHQGETSNSFLATLASSSSEEMEAELQERVESSQKQVNHVVEIYECLRNTVDQLKAELDSGVEGSLWSAAEKLNSLLTRENERLQQLTEDLKQKYSHMTSGTRALGRAVNKADQRISELQVLIEELQWDMEKIRRRENRLNAHLIEILERVNSKGYKVCGEASSVCGTITINKRKFEEMNSELEENRELADNRLIELQKLQQDLQNVLQENNSMKPRKSMMSPVCLEGMSSDLAELMSRAEGLVKETSEYRCLQSQFSVLYNESLILKAQLDETRARLNTTRTARLRQLENMENDEVALQRKVRTEVFQLEDTLAQVRKEYEMLRIEFEQTLAANEQAGPINREMRHLISTLQTHNQQMKGEVVKYKLRLRETQAELNQVRASKGSAILQSQSSTEMDVKEETISPSTPAVSGEPAVKTEPDNGSSTPSSTGASVKTEPSAEPEATVKEEEKEDKKEKEDKKDKDIVKKEEKEREREKEKERERERPTRSSGLSSSAMMKEEKEKPGSSSQPEESAGERPSVVGGSKRKEMEQLKIVRAELKKAQESQREMKLLLDMYRSAPKEQRDKVQLMAAEKKAKSEGEELRQRLRELEERERREGKKMADEEALRKIRSVEEQIDILNKKLSIAKQEEDALLSEMDVTGQAFEDMQEQNIRLMQQLREKDDANFKLMSERIKSNQIHKLLKEEKEELADQLLTLKTQVDAQLQVVRKLEDKERLLQGTISTAERELALRTQALDMNKRKAQDSALLSEEVRTQLEQVQQRLNLVREEVVENSISREKESFNARRAQEDISKLRRKIEKAKKPAEKISNGDEILNEEINDYKARLTCPCCNSRVKDAVLTKCFHVFCFECVKTRYDTRQRKCPKCNAAFGANDFHRIYIG